A genomic window from Fibrobacterota bacterium includes:
- a CDS encoding trypsin-like peptidase domain-containing protein — MPFRTALATLFFLTVSCAKSPLRNPFPVHCLNFGCPEGVGLWVAREKSGVPSQCTAFLIGPDKALTNHHCLPKGMKSPNASCRDKVRLYFPALPGIAADSVDCQSIEALSPHEDRIDEPDWALVRLARPIQRKPLPLDFEGISDLDRVQIWVAAPDWGSVLVQKNASAQIRLHECLVSRRTSVFHDKESKASFIDPKSRRVPLVDCPAWKGNSGAPVLRWCPQDSAWKVAGILDRSSPTGIIMDWAKAQELPLLDSSLGEFAYASNLGCLPLNPNPLSPACHQDSSQFAVEQDQRRWKDEVDRAIRDSIRARLPQGSWTAKILRQGLWSPFSKAFRNIKERPEAVVIPLPRCLAGMDTSWTPPAWGVRFGFDKNMRWDMRMTALSSVSLQAKCKQGTSKAKICRFEGAFASGKQLVSIDTLQACGELVATSKR, encoded by the coding sequence ATGCCCTTCAGGACAGCCCTTGCCACCTTGTTTTTTCTGACCGTTTCCTGTGCCAAGAGCCCCTTGCGCAATCCTTTTCCGGTCCACTGCCTCAACTTTGGATGCCCGGAAGGTGTCGGGCTTTGGGTCGCCCGCGAAAAGAGCGGCGTTCCGTCGCAATGCACCGCCTTCCTGATCGGTCCAGACAAGGCCCTGACCAACCATCACTGTCTGCCCAAAGGCATGAAATCTCCCAATGCCAGCTGCCGGGACAAAGTCCGGCTCTACTTCCCCGCCCTCCCGGGAATCGCTGCGGATTCCGTCGATTGTCAATCGATCGAGGCTCTGTCGCCTCACGAAGACCGCATCGACGAGCCGGACTGGGCCCTGGTTCGCCTGGCGCGCCCCATCCAGCGCAAACCCCTTCCCCTGGATTTCGAGGGCATCAGCGATCTGGATCGCGTCCAGATCTGGGTGGCTGCGCCCGATTGGGGGTCCGTGCTGGTGCAGAAGAACGCCTCCGCCCAGATCCGTCTGCACGAATGCCTGGTCAGCCGCAGGACATCGGTGTTCCACGACAAGGAGTCAAAGGCGAGCTTCATCGATCCCAAGTCGCGACGGGTTCCCCTGGTGGATTGCCCGGCCTGGAAGGGAAATTCCGGAGCCCCGGTGTTGCGATGGTGTCCGCAGGATTCCGCATGGAAAGTGGCCGGGATCCTGGATCGCTCCTCGCCCACGGGAATCATCATGGACTGGGCGAAAGCCCAAGAGTTGCCTCTCCTGGATTCCAGCCTGGGCGAGTTCGCCTATGCGTCCAATCTCGGGTGCCTTCCGTTGAACCCGAATCCCCTGTCCCCCGCCTGCCACCAGGATTCCAGCCAATTTGCGGTCGAACAAGATCAAAGGCGCTGGAAGGACGAAGTCGACCGGGCCATCCGGGATTCCATCCGTGCGCGATTGCCCCAAGGTTCATGGACGGCCAAGATCCTCCGGCAAGGCCTGTGGTCGCCTTTTTCCAAGGCGTTCCGGAACATCAAGGAAAGGCCGGAAGCCGTGGTGATCCCGCTTCCCCGTTGCCTGGCTGGAATGGACACGTCCTGGACTCCCCCTGCCTGGGGAGTGCGGTTCGGATTCGACAAGAACATGCGTTGGGACATGCGCATGACCGCGCTGTCGTCGGTCAGCCTGCAAGCCAAATGCAAGCAAGGGACCAGCAAGGCCAAAATTTGTCGCTTCGAAGGAGCCTTCGCCTCCGGCAAGCAGCTGGTCTCCATCGATACCCTGCAAGCCTGCGGCGAGCTGGTCGCCACAAGCAAGCGCTGA
- a CDS encoding fibro-slime domain-containing protein — MSSFVQMFRIRLVVWLVLGAWGASSGKTIMWLGNFFQQGAFQNGTVYAVDSMWVQRSDSAGTQGYYFGARNQQLVKSTAFVDQAIAKSPLISWWSIPTWGGNLYRNGNLRLTLSYRQAYGTAPNQNIQAARNETQEMNGRYSAMPNVIDSCLDNIPGDTAWMYFGTGQESSAQTRPVCSDHNPYLQLKGTIHLLNPWPGRMAYVRWNGIWQPLYGEPGRPGWVVARFYALASATVDQQILFASADPADGAAGVQYMDMTGIGVANNLAPWNFTALATPWERWIAPPLDGTNIPKMLAAKPALTTTLMIRLPSWNASAMRVTWKGVPGKFIAQSTSYCNWYAISFYAGLIPASIALNHPYQDTVYGSKGLEKAPADFATYANWIAMPAAPAADTLWLNTNGAGAVPDVKAKATDLGICNEKILAFKVYDYKLPGTYFPFSEKTNSDLIKGMVGATLGADGLPTYTGKSMCGNGDPRSAECTNPANGPNNWFKPNAYNTTGCLLQPLTLNRTSGQYEFASSEYFPIDDSIKNPAFNEKLPPTQTQSHDFGFCMHAKSTFEYVPGLSFSFRGDDDVWVFIDKRLALDIGGQHGPIGGDINLDKMNLLEGHAYQFDMFYCERHTPGSNIRIQTTMNLVPSYDYRFDSTALAGNGMRIDLRYIKTEIDGSKCQDQSAQTPVPGKGYFFLQYPDGHSVPIPEPPQPSGLDGVTLSADLTSIDLNLAQLKKDTDLDQRGQYKIVIRFQNDPSQANVKEIPFEITQGPVDLAGDLFDRDGDGRADSLVLRSPADSAFKSPAFKNVLAVWAKSTGARDSVVVGAGNVRVAPGDSVAVVVWSSATTPFQKRSACPTGGCVNMGMATTYPLAPDSVRNKVKVFREHIAPFADSASVSFGSGTSHDTLRVWISEGAIASPDFPTSPWAMVGNRLAQRNLPATDAINPAPIQSSGRLLVFLLAPGAGLQGGDSLRLAARTSDALGNSSGSSTVWVPIRFGLQPIRVIARDADGDGQVDDIEIRLARSAAGVPAPTGFGMIWNGAPLVAANLPRSVDLLSWRGPIGPFPLGTAKAAGDAGWLASGTDANSFRAAVEDSVAPVALSARLIYGFGPGSWDTLELTGSEPLAILPFAQAMVARTPGVSPTTISSPNALVLRGSVLRIAVPAGTVPDDAAWARLGTGVSDGATAVGLNSRWVPLVVVPSGRAALFDSDGDGRADSVHVAMRGSMTPFQLDVAWCDAAGQPSVLPWTSPGQSGSFGLHPPSGMLWFPKGATSCAQNPSITFRDPATNAVLASWPLVDSVAPIVTSAHYGFGDLADTLVVRFSEPVGAAYVTPAWVEWKGAASVPVMHDGASWISPDGLWARLVLRPGAQATEATDSVQMAVGAFAGHLVDAGGVAAGQASPFVPIDWSLPPLSLAVSDPLGQGQGTTLSAKLLREVPLSAIGSIQKLSIRWNGQAQELPFGSLAADGSGGWKGPLPWSFALGITDCGVDCQAWSVSASGDLGPAVLLDSVPPSLVAASFRYSKRDVGRDTLFLQVSEPWVNLLPTSNLFPLVTAGLRLAPLEVDSFLSWFPVGTQGFALVLDTTWEAKLHRGDSTRFSWNGGNPLAMDALGNRVGAFSRWVPIDFGMRPLELVIRQDHPILVNGFRGTTPWVEPPPGVPGLEMLVRNERGYVRVDDDLKRDPVTGIVTGGNPPLNDPERTMGVYIKLNRPLDGTLFIYDNIGTSVHQMDLSKLKELWPENGEDVQQEIKLTWNGTRKNGRFVAGGVYLMRAFVMFKDKTGRKEFHNLLWKYAWMRPNK, encoded by the coding sequence ATGTCCAGCTTCGTTCAGATGTTCCGAATCCGCCTGGTGGTTTGGCTCGTGTTGGGGGCCTGGGGCGCTTCCTCCGGCAAGACCATCATGTGGTTGGGAAATTTCTTCCAGCAGGGTGCTTTCCAGAACGGCACCGTGTACGCGGTGGATTCCATGTGGGTCCAGCGTTCCGACAGCGCCGGAACCCAAGGCTACTACTTCGGAGCCCGCAACCAGCAACTCGTCAAGTCGACAGCATTTGTCGATCAAGCGATCGCCAAATCGCCTTTGATCTCGTGGTGGTCCATCCCGACCTGGGGCGGGAACCTCTACCGCAACGGCAACCTGCGTCTGACGCTTTCCTACCGGCAAGCCTACGGAACGGCCCCCAACCAGAACATCCAGGCCGCCCGCAACGAAACCCAAGAGATGAACGGGCGCTATTCCGCCATGCCCAATGTCATCGACAGCTGCCTGGACAACATTCCCGGCGACACCGCCTGGATGTACTTCGGAACCGGCCAGGAGAGCAGTGCCCAGACGCGCCCCGTGTGCTCGGACCACAATCCCTATCTGCAGCTCAAAGGCACGATCCATCTTTTGAATCCCTGGCCCGGACGCATGGCGTACGTGCGCTGGAATGGAATTTGGCAACCGCTCTACGGTGAGCCGGGACGGCCAGGGTGGGTCGTCGCGAGGTTCTACGCACTGGCGAGCGCCACGGTCGATCAGCAGATCCTGTTCGCGAGCGCGGACCCCGCCGATGGTGCGGCGGGAGTCCAGTACATGGACATGACAGGAATCGGCGTCGCCAACAATCTGGCGCCGTGGAATTTCACCGCCTTGGCCACGCCGTGGGAGCGTTGGATCGCTCCGCCCCTGGATGGCACGAACATCCCGAAGATGCTCGCGGCCAAGCCCGCCTTGACGACGACCTTGATGATCCGACTTCCCTCCTGGAACGCGAGCGCGATGCGCGTGACCTGGAAAGGAGTGCCGGGAAAGTTCATCGCCCAGTCCACTTCGTACTGCAACTGGTATGCGATTTCCTTCTATGCGGGGCTCATTCCCGCATCCATCGCCCTGAACCACCCCTACCAGGATACCGTCTACGGATCCAAGGGGCTGGAGAAGGCACCGGCCGATTTCGCCACCTACGCCAATTGGATCGCGATGCCAGCCGCCCCGGCCGCGGACACTTTGTGGCTCAACACCAACGGCGCAGGGGCCGTGCCGGACGTAAAGGCGAAAGCCACCGACCTCGGCATCTGCAACGAGAAGATCCTGGCCTTCAAGGTCTACGACTACAAATTGCCCGGAACCTATTTCCCGTTTTCCGAGAAGACAAATTCTGATTTGATCAAGGGCATGGTGGGCGCCACGCTGGGAGCCGACGGTCTTCCCACGTACACCGGGAAATCGATGTGCGGCAACGGCGACCCCAGGAGCGCCGAATGCACCAATCCCGCCAACGGCCCGAACAACTGGTTCAAGCCCAACGCCTACAACACCACCGGATGCCTTCTGCAGCCGCTGACGCTGAACAGGACCTCCGGCCAGTACGAATTCGCCAGCAGCGAGTATTTCCCGATCGACGATTCCATCAAGAATCCGGCTTTCAACGAGAAGCTTCCGCCCACCCAGACCCAATCGCACGATTTCGGGTTCTGCATGCACGCAAAGTCCACCTTCGAATACGTCCCGGGCCTGTCGTTTTCCTTCCGAGGCGACGACGATGTCTGGGTGTTCATCGACAAGCGGCTGGCGCTGGACATCGGCGGGCAGCACGGGCCGATCGGCGGCGACATCAATCTCGACAAGATGAACCTGCTGGAGGGTCACGCCTACCAGTTCGACATGTTCTACTGCGAGCGACACACGCCGGGTTCGAACATCCGCATCCAGACCACCATGAACCTGGTGCCCAGCTACGACTACCGGTTCGATTCCACGGCCCTGGCGGGAAACGGCATGCGGATCGATCTTCGCTACATCAAGACGGAAATCGACGGTTCCAAATGCCAGGACCAGTCCGCCCAGACTCCCGTTCCCGGCAAGGGCTACTTCTTCCTGCAATACCCGGACGGACATTCCGTGCCCATTCCCGAACCACCGCAGCCCTCCGGCCTGGACGGCGTCACGCTTTCCGCCGACCTCACGAGCATCGATCTGAATCTGGCCCAGCTCAAGAAGGACACCGACCTGGATCAACGCGGACAATACAAGATCGTGATCCGGTTCCAGAACGATCCGTCGCAGGCCAACGTCAAGGAGATCCCTTTCGAGATCACGCAAGGGCCCGTCGACCTGGCGGGAGACCTGTTCGATCGCGATGGCGATGGCCGGGCGGACTCCCTCGTGTTGCGTTCGCCCGCCGACTCCGCCTTCAAGTCTCCCGCCTTCAAGAACGTGCTGGCGGTGTGGGCGAAATCCACGGGGGCAAGGGACTCGGTGGTCGTCGGTGCCGGCAACGTTCGTGTCGCCCCAGGCGATTCCGTGGCGGTGGTGGTCTGGTCTTCGGCCACCACCCCTTTCCAGAAACGCTCGGCTTGTCCCACGGGCGGCTGCGTGAACATGGGCATGGCCACCACCTACCCGTTGGCGCCGGATTCCGTCCGCAACAAGGTCAAGGTGTTCCGCGAACACATCGCGCCGTTCGCCGATTCGGCGAGCGTTTCCTTCGGCTCGGGCACCTCCCACGACACGTTGAGGGTCTGGATCAGCGAAGGCGCCATCGCCAGTCCCGACTTTCCGACGTCTCCCTGGGCGATGGTCGGAAACCGACTCGCGCAGCGGAACCTGCCCGCCACGGACGCCATCAATCCCGCGCCCATCCAGTCCTCCGGGCGGTTGCTGGTCTTTCTGCTCGCCCCGGGAGCCGGCCTCCAGGGAGGGGATTCGTTGCGCCTGGCGGCCAGGACGTCCGACGCGTTGGGCAATTCGTCCGGATCCTCCACCGTGTGGGTGCCCATCCGGTTCGGCCTCCAGCCCATCCGGGTGATCGCCCGCGACGCCGATGGCGACGGACAAGTGGACGATATCGAAATCCGTCTCGCCAGATCCGCGGCGGGAGTTCCCGCTCCGACAGGATTTGGCATGATCTGGAACGGCGCCCCACTGGTCGCCGCCAACCTCCCGCGCAGCGTGGATCTGCTCTCCTGGCGCGGACCCATCGGGCCTTTCCCGCTGGGGACCGCCAAAGCGGCAGGCGATGCGGGATGGCTCGCTTCCGGCACTGACGCGAATTCCTTCCGCGCCGCGGTGGAGGATTCCGTGGCTCCCGTGGCCTTGTCGGCACGATTGATCTACGGCTTCGGGCCGGGATCCTGGGATACCCTCGAACTCACCGGCTCCGAACCCCTGGCGATCCTGCCCTTCGCCCAGGCGATGGTCGCCCGGACACCAGGAGTTTCCCCTACGACGATTTCCTCCCCGAATGCCCTTGTTCTGCGAGGCTCCGTCCTTCGGATCGCGGTTCCCGCCGGTACCGTTCCGGACGACGCGGCCTGGGCTCGCTTGGGCACGGGCGTATCGGACGGTGCGACGGCCGTGGGACTGAATTCCCGCTGGGTGCCGCTGGTGGTGGTGCCCTCCGGGCGGGCGGCCCTGTTCGATTCCGATGGCGACGGACGGGCGGATTCCGTCCATGTCGCGATGCGTGGCAGCATGACCCCGTTCCAACTCGACGTGGCATGGTGCGACGCCGCCGGCCAGCCCAGCGTTCTGCCTTGGACGAGTCCTGGCCAATCCGGGTCCTTTGGATTGCACCCTCCCAGCGGCATGCTTTGGTTTCCGAAGGGCGCGACGAGCTGTGCGCAAAACCCGAGCATCACGTTCCGCGACCCAGCGACCAACGCGGTGCTGGCTTCCTGGCCGCTGGTGGACAGCGTCGCTCCGATCGTGACCTCGGCCCACTACGGTTTCGGCGATCTCGCCGATACGCTGGTGGTGCGCTTCAGCGAACCGGTGGGCGCCGCGTATGTCACGCCGGCCTGGGTCGAATGGAAGGGGGCCGCTTCGGTTCCCGTGATGCACGATGGAGCCTCCTGGATCTCCCCGGACGGCCTTTGGGCGCGACTGGTGCTGCGTCCGGGCGCACAGGCCACCGAGGCGACAGATTCCGTTCAAATGGCGGTCGGAGCCTTCGCGGGGCACCTGGTGGACGCGGGAGGCGTCGCGGCGGGGCAGGCCAGTCCGTTCGTCCCCATCGACTGGTCTCTTCCTCCGTTGTCGCTTGCGGTCTCCGATCCGCTCGGGCAGGGGCAAGGCACGACGCTATCCGCCAAGCTTCTTCGGGAAGTTCCGCTCTCGGCGATCGGATCGATCCAAAAATTGTCCATCCGCTGGAACGGCCAAGCGCAGGAGCTCCCCTTCGGTTCGCTTGCCGCGGACGGTTCGGGGGGATGGAAAGGCCCCCTCCCCTGGTCGTTCGCGCTCGGGATCACCGATTGCGGCGTGGATTGCCAGGCTTGGTCCGTTTCCGCATCCGGCGACCTCGGTCCGGCGGTCCTGCTGGACAGCGTTCCGCCAAGTCTTGTCGCGGCGAGCTTCCGCTACAGCAAACGCGATGTCGGTCGGGACACCCTGTTTCTCCAGGTCTCGGAGCCTTGGGTGAACCTTCTTCCGACAAGCAACCTGTTCCCGTTGGTCACTGCCGGTCTGCGGCTCGCCCCGCTGGAAGTCGATTCCTTCCTGTCCTGGTTCCCTGTGGGGACGCAAGGCTTCGCGTTGGTCCTGGATACGACCTGGGAAGCGAAATTGCATCGTGGCGACTCGACCAGGTTTTCCTGGAACGGGGGCAATCCGTTGGCGATGGATGCCCTGGGAAATCGCGTGGGCGCGTTTTCGCGCTGGGTTCCGATCGACTTCGGGATGCGGCCGTTGGAACTGGTCATTCGTCAGGACCATCCAATTCTTGTCAACGGATTCCGCGGCACCACCCCGTGGGTGGAGCCACCCCCAGGCGTGCCCGGACTGGAGATGCTGGTGCGCAACGAACGAGGATACGTGCGCGTGGACGACGACTTGAAGCGGGACCCGGTCACCGGGATCGTCACGGGAGGAAATCCGCCCCTCAACGACCCGGAGCGCACCATGGGCGTGTACATCAAGCTGAATCGGCCGCTGGACGGGACGTTGTTCATCTACGACAACATCGGCACCTCCGTCCACCAGATGGATCTGTCCAAGTTGAAGGAGCTCTGGCCGGAAAACGGCGAGGATGTCCAACAGGAGATCAAGCTCACCTGGAACGGGACGAGGAAGAACGGGAGATTCGTGGCGGGAGGCGTGTATCTGATGCGCGCCTTCGTGATGTTCAAGGACAAAACCGGTCGAAAGGAATTCCACAATCTGCTGTGGAAATACGCCTGGATGCGACCGAACAAGTAG